TCACCGGCGTCGTCCCCCCGCCACCGAGCTCGACCGTGAGATCGCTGATGCCGGCCGGAACGGCGTACGACCCCTGCGTGCCGGTGTAGTAGTAGAAGTCCGTGGTCAGTGCAGACGGTGTCGCGGTGGCGCCGGCCGCGGCGGCTGGCCCATCGCTCTGCGGTGCGGCTGCGAGCGCGAGCGCTCCGACGACGGCGAGCACGGCGGCGAGGCCGGCGCTCCTGGTAGCGAATGCCATAGCGATCCCTGATCCCCCGATCGGGCCCTGCGAGTGGGCGTTTCGTTCGGAAGGCTACACGCTGCGGGAGCGCTTTCCCAGGGTCATCCGGCAGGGTGGGCGGCCGGACGTCCGGCGCCCCGCCCGTTCCCGCGCTTGCGCACCTCGCGCAGCACGATCTGCTCCGGGCACACGGTCGACAGGAAGTCGCCTACCGACAGCGCGAGCCGGTCGGTCACCAGGGAGTAGAGGATCCGATTGGCGTCCCGGCGCTCGGTGACGAGTCCGGCCTGGCGCAGGACGCTCAGGTGGCGGGAGATGGTCGGGCCGGTGGCGTTGAACCGGGCGGCGATCTCCCCGGCGGCGAGCTCGCCGTCTTTGAGGTCCTGGAGGATCTGGCGCCGCGTCGGGTGCGCGAGCGCCGCGAAGACCTCGGTCGCGCTGTCTGTCATGGTTGCAATATAGCACCATTGCTAGATACAGTTTAGCTTCATTGCTAACTAGCGAAGGAGCAGGGACTGTGCGCATCGCCATCACCGGGGGAACCGGGTTCGTCGGACGTCACCTCGCCGAGCGGCTGGACCCCGCCGAGACCGTCATCGTCTCCCGCCGCACCGGCGTCGCCATCGACGACGTCGACGCCCTGACGCTGGCCTTCGCCGGCTGCGATGCGGTCGCGCACTGCGCGGGGATCAACCGCGAGATCGGCGGCCAGACCTTCCAGCGCGTCCACGTCGACGGGACCCGTGCCGTCGTGGAGGCCGCGCGGCGTGCGGGCGTGAAGCGGATCGTCATGGTCAGCTTCTTGCGCGCCAGGCCGGACTGCGGGTCGCCGTACCACGAGACGAAGTTCGCCGCCGAGGAGCTCGTGCGCGCCTCCGGGGTCGAGCACACCATTCTCAAGTGCGGGATGATCTACGGCGAAGGCGACCACATGATCGACCACGTCACGCGCGCGGTGCGCACCCTCCCGATCTTCGCGACGGTCGGCTTCCGCGAGCGGAACGTCCGACCGGTCCCGGTGGAGGACGCCGTCGACGTGCTGCTCGCGGCGCTGGAGGGCCGCATCCCGGACCCGACCGTCGCGGTCATGGGCGCGGACGAGTTCACGCTGGGGGAGGCCGTCCGCCGCATCGCGCGCGTCGCCGGGCGCCGGCCCGTCTACGTCCCGGCGCCGGTCTGGACGATCCGGGTGCTCGCGCGGCTCACCGAGTGGACGATGGTGGTCCCGCTGGTCGCGAAGGCCCAGGCGCGCATGCTGGCCGAGGGCGTGGACGAGCCCGCGCCGTACGCGCCGGAGCTTCCGGAGGGCCTGCGGCCGTGGCGGTCGTTCGACGATGAGCGGATCCGGGCGGCGCTGCCGACCGGCGGCTTCGGGCTGGACGATCTGCGGGCGGTGCGGTGGTGGCGCGAGCGCGGTCGCGGCCGTGGTGGCGCTGGCCGGACCGGCTACCAGGGCAGCACGCCGTAGCCGCCCTCGCCCTCACGCAGCCACAGGTGTCCCCAGAGCACGCCGGACGGCCCGTCGTCGGGCAGCGTCGCCAGGTGGACGCTCGGCTCCGCGCCGTCCTCGACCGAGCGGATGCCGCGGTGGTCGTTGAAGTCGGTGTCCGTGAAGCCGGGGTTGGCGGCGTTCACCTTGATCGGGGTGCCTCTCAGCTCCTTCGCGTACATGGCGGTGAGCATGTTGACCGCCGCCTTGGATGACGGGTACTGCGCGGACGCAGGCATGTCGTACAGCGGGCTGGCCGGGTCGGACTGCGACCCGATCGAGCCGACCTCGCTCGACACGTTGACGATGCGCCCGGCCGCGGAGCGGCGGAGCAGCGGCAGCATCGCGTTGGTGACGGCGACCAGGCCGAACACGTTGATGTCGTAGACCGCGCGCATGTCCGCCAGGGAGGTCGCGCTGGCGAGGGCGCGCTGCCGGGAGACCGTGGCCGTGCCCGCGTTGTTCACCAGCACGTCGAGTCGGCCGAACTCGTCGTCGATCCAGCCGGCCGCACGGGCGATCGAGTCGGCGTCGGTCACGTCCAGCTGGACGAACCGGGCGTCCGCGCCGCCGTCACGCAGCGCGGCCTCCGCTTCGAGCCCGCGCTGCTCGTCCCGCGCACCGAGGAGCACGGTCATCCCGAGCTCGCCGAGCCGCCGGGCCGTCTCGAAGCCGATTCCCTTGTTTGCCCCGGTGATGAGGGCGATATTCGTGGTCACGTCGATGGACTCTACGCCGCTACGTCCGATCCTTCCTGGGCATGACGACCTCCTTGATGATGAGGATGATGCCGGCGGAGATCGGGATGGCGACCAGCGCGCCCGGGAGGCCGAACAGGGTCGAGCCGGCGAGCGCGGAGATGAGCACGACGGAGCCGGGGACCTGCACCGCCTTGCCCATCACCTTCGGCGTGAGGATGTATGCCTCCACCTGCATGTAGATCAGCATGAAGATCAGCACCACGATCGCGCTCACCGGCGAGTGGATCAGCGCCAGGATCGTCATCAGGATGGTGGTGAGCACCGTTCCGATCAAGGGGATGAGCGTGATGAAGAACGCCGCGAGCGCGATCAGGAACGCTCCAGGCACGCCGGTGACCAGCAGCAGGATGAGGCTGTAGGTCGCGTTGAGGAACGCGAGGATCACCATTCCGCTCAGGTATTTGCCGAAGTTCTGCAGGATCCGCTCGGTGTAGCCCTCGAACCGGTCGCGGTGCGAACGGCGCACCAGGTGGTACAGCGAGGCCTTGGTGGAGTCGTAGGAGGCGATGAAGTAGATCGTCAGGATGGCGATGAAGAAGCCGGTCGTGAAGCCGTTGAGCACGGAGAGTCCGAAGCCGACAAGACCGTTCCCGATGTTGGCCCAGGTCTTCGGGTCCTTGACCTGGTCGGAGATCCAGGTGAGCGCCTGCCCGAGGACGCCGTTGCTGGCGGCGTTGGTGGAGTCGAACCAGCCTTCGGCCCGAAGCTTGGCGACCTCGGCTGGGATGGCCGTCGCGAGGTTGGTGATCTGCTGCACGATCAGCGGGACGACGACCCAGATGATCGCGACGAGCACGCCGACGATGAGCAGGATGACCGTGACGATCGCCCAGGCCCGCTTCATCCCGTGCCGCTGGAACCAGCGGATCAGCGGGTCCAGGCCGACGGTCGCGAAGGCCGCGAGGAAGACCGAGAAGATGATCGAGCGGAGGCCGTAGAGCATGTAGCCGGCGGCCACAGCGCCCAGCGCGCCGAGCGTGACGACGAAGCCGAACAGCAGCGGGCTGCGCTTCAGGAGCGGAGCGCTCCCGGTGTCGGGAGCGTGCGAGTGGATGCGCCGCTCCGGCGACTGGATGAAACGCATGGCGCCCGCCTCTCGTGGTCGGCGTATTTCACGCCTTCCGCCGAGCGTATTGGCGCGCGGTCGGGGAGGACAAGACCGACGCGCGCGGCCGGTGGAACCGGGGTCGAATGGTCGGGAATACGCAAATCGATTTGTTTGTAGGAAACTCGCTCTTGACCTTCTCCCGAAAGGCATGCTCTACTGTCCGAAAGCAATTACAAAAGTCATTTTCTTTGTAACGGACGGAGAGGTCCAGCGATGGTCCATGGCGACAACGGCGCGACGCACGACGTGCGACTGACAAACGCGAGCGGTGCTCGTGTCGCCGTCGCGCTGCGCGACGGGGGCCGCGCGACCGTGGCCCAGCTCGCCGAGCGCATCGGCCTCTCGCGTCCCACGGTGGAGGCCACCCTCCCGCTGCTGCGCGAGCGCGGTCTCGTCGGCATGATCGACGAGCACACCCTCGGCGGCCGCGGGGCCGGCCGGCCCGCCCGCATCTTCGAGTTCGTCGCCGACGCGGGACTCCTGGTCGGGGTGGACGTCGGCATCCACCGCATCCGCGTAGTCGTCGCCGACCTCACGGGCCGCGTCGTCGCCTGGCACCAGCGCGACATCGACGGCAGCTTCGTCGGCGCGGGCCGCCTCGAGAACGTCAAGGAGGCCGTGCACGCCTGCTTCGAACTCGCAGGCATCGAGATCGGCCGGCTGTCCCACCTCTCGGGCATGGCCGTGGCCGTCTCCGGCATGGTCGGCTCGGACGGCCGGCTCACCGTGTCGCACAACTTCCCGGACTGGGAGGGCGTCGACATCGCCGGCAGGCTGAGCGAGGAGTTCGGCTGCCCGGTCACGATCGAGAACGACATGCGGCTCGCCGCCCTGGCCGAGCACCGGATGGGCGCCGCTCGGCTCGTCGACGACGTCGCCTACTTCTTCGCCGGCCACCGCATCTCGATGGGGCTGATCATCGACGGCAGGCTGCGGCGCGGGCGCCACGGCGCCGCGGGCGAGATCGGCGGCAGCGTCTTCTCGATGCACGTGGACGAGTCGGGGCAGCTCCGCTGGGAGTCGGCCGGAACCGGTGAGGAGGTCTTCCGCGCCGCGGGCGAGGGCGACCCGGCCGCGATCGCAGAGATCGAAGCGTTCGTGCGCGGGGTCGCGACCGGCATCGCGACCGTGACGATGGCGGTGGACCCGGACGTGGTGGTCGTCGGCGGCGGTCTGTCGCGCGCGGGCGAGGAGCTGCTCCGGCCGCTGCGCGCGGCGGTCATGTCCGAGATCGGCGTGCCCGTGCGGCCGTCCATCATCCAGTCCGAGCTCGGCGCCGAGTCGGTCGTGCTCGGCGCGCTCGCGCTGGCCTCCGGCCAGGCGATGGAGCGGCTGTACCTGGTTCCCGGGATGCCGGAGCCCGAGATCGACGTGGCCGGGGCGCAGGCTCTGGCGGCGCAGGAGAGCGTGGAGGGATCGCGGAGATGACCGTTCAGGAGACGATCGGCGTGGACGCCGCCGAGAAGCGGGTGCTTCGCCTCGCCGTGATCGGCGCCGGCGCGCGCTCGGAAATCGCCCACCACGCCGTCGAGAGCGGCGACGGCAGGATCGTCGCCGTCGTGGACCCGTCGCCCTCGGCGCGGGAGCGCGCGGCCGCGACGTTCGGCGCCGGCGCGACCTTTGCCGGCCACCGCGACCTGATCGCGGGAGGCGACGCGGTCGACGCCGCGTTCGTCACCTCGCCCGACCACACGCACGCGGAGATCGCGGTCGACCTGCTGCGCGCCGGGATCGCGGTCTACCTGGAGAAGCCGCTCGCCATCGAGGTGGCCGACGCCGACGCCATCCTCGCGGCCGCCGCCGAGACCGGCACCCGGCTCTACGTCGGCCACAACATGCGCCACATGAGCGTGGTGCGCACCATGCGCGACATCATCCGGCGCGGCGAGATCGGCGAGGTCAAGGCGGTCTGGTGTCGGCACTTCGTCGGCAACGGCGGCGACTACTACTTCAAGGACTGGCACGCCGAGCGGGCGAAGTCCAACGGCCTGCTGCTTCAGAAGGGCGCGCACGACATCGACATCATCCACTGGCTGGCGGGCGGATACTCCGAGCTGGTCACCGGGATGGGCGGGCTGACCGTCTACGGTGGCATCGACGACCGCAGGGACAACTCCGACCGGGCGATGCCGGACTGGTTCTCGCTCGACTCCTGGCCTCCGCTGACGCAGCGCGAGCTCAACCCGGTGATCGACGTGGAGGACATCTCCATGGTCGCCATGCGGCTCGACAACGGGGTCTACGCCTCGTATCAGCAGTGCCACTACACCCCGGACTACTGGCGCAACTACACCGTGATCGGCACGGAGGGGCGCCTGGAGAATTTCGGCGACACCGAGGGCGCGGTCGTCCGCGTCTGGAACCGCCGGACCACCTACAACCCCGCAGGCGACGTCGAGTACCCCGTACTCGGCGACGAGGGCGGGCACGGAGACGCGGATCGGCTCACCATCGCCGAGTTCGTGGACTTCGTGCGCGACGGCACCGCGACGACGACGTCAGCGGTGGCAGCGCGCAACGCCGTGGCCACCGCCGTGGCGGCCACCGAATCGCTTCGCTACGGATCGCGGCCTCGAGCCGTGCCCCCCGCGGACGAGAGGGTCGTCGCACTGCTGTAGCGACGGCCCGCGCTCCGCGAGAAGCGGAGCACCCTGCACCGAAGGAAGACCGGGCCGGCGAGGTCAAGTCGCCGACCCGGGAAGCATCGACACCACATTTCGAAGGAGAAACCAATGCGAAAAGCCCTGCTCGCCGCCGCGGCCGCGGTCGCGTCCGCAGTCGTGCTCGCCGGATGCTCGTCCAACACTGGCAGCGGCTCCGATGCCCCTGCCGATCATAATCTGTCGGCCAGCATCTCCTACGCGTACTGGGACGTGAACCAGAAGCCCGCGATGGAGGCCCTGATCAAGGACTTCAACAAGACCTATCCGAACATCAAGGTGACGTCGCAGATCACCCCGTACCAGAACTACTTCACCAAGCTGCAGACGCAGGGCTCGTCCAAGACGCTGCCCGACGTGTTCTGGATGAACGGGCCGAACTTCCAGCTCTACGCGTCCAACGGCCTGCTGGAGCCGGTCGGCTCGGCGATCGACCCCGCCAACTATCCGAAGGCGCTGGACTCGCTCTACTCGTACGGCGGCAAGCAGTACGGCGTCCCGAAGGACTTCGACACGATCGCCGTCTACTACAACAAGGCGATCTTCGACAAGGCGGGCGTCTCGTACCCGACCGCGGGCTGGACCTGGGACGACTTCCACCAGAAGGCCAAGGCGATCTCGGACAAGCTCAAGGGCGACGGGATCTATGGCGAGGCCAGCGGCCTCAGCGGCGGCCAGGAGATGTACTACAACACCATCCTGCAGGCCGGCGGCTCGATCATCTCCGCCGACGGCAAGAAGTCGGGCTACGACGACCCCAAGTCGATCAAGGGCCTCCAGTTCGTGCGCGACCTGATCGCGGACGGATCGTCGCCCACGCTCGCACAGCTCTCCGACACGCCGCAGGACCAGTGGTTCATCAACGGCAAGTCGGCCATGTTCTGGTCCGGCACCTGGTCGAACGCCGAACTGCTGAGCTCGCCGGTCAAGGCCCAGATCGCGGTCGCTCCGCTGCCGACCGGAGCGCGTCAGGCCACCGTCATCCACGGTCTCGCCAACGTCGTCGCCAAGGACTCCAAGAACAAGTCGGCCGCCATCGCCTTCCAGAACTACCTCGGCGGCAAGGAGGCCGCGCAGACCCAGGCGAAGATGGGCGCGGCGAACCCGGCATACAACGGCACCCAGCAGGCGTTCGTCGACTCGGCGCCGTGGGACCTGAGCGTGTTCGAGAAGGCGGCGACGGACTACGCATACCCGTACCCGATCTCCAAGAACACCGCGGCCTGGAACAAGGCGGAGAGCGACCTGCTGCCCGACGCGTTCAGCGGTACGAAGCCGGTGGCCGAGGTCGCCAAGGAGCTCGCAGCGCAGATGAACGCGGACCTCGCCAAAGAGTGACGATGTCCACTCAGACGATCACGAAGGGAGCGGGCGCCGCGCAGGCGGCGCCCGCCACCCCGGGCTCCCGCGCACCGCGCGCGGCCGGCCGGGGCCGGGGCCGCCGCCTGCGCTCGGACGGCTGGTGGGCGCTGCTGTTCGTCGGGCCGTTGCTCTTCGGCGTGCTGGTGTTCTACATCTGGCCGATCTTCCGCAACGCCTACTTCAGCTTCACGACCTGGGGCGCGTTCGGCGGCGCGACCTGGAGCGGGATCACGAACTACCAGCAGATGCTGGCGGACTCCGACTTCTGGCGCGCGATCCTCAACACGCTCATCTACGTCGTCATCCTCCTGCTCGGCATCCCGCTGGCGGTCTGGTTCGCGGCGCTGATCAACCGGCCGGGGCTGCGGTTCGCAGCCGCCTACCGCACGGCGTTCTTCCTGCCGTACGTGGCGATGCCCGCCGCCATCTCGATGGTGTGGCGGATCATCTTCAACGGCGACTTCGGCGTCATCAACTACACGCTCTCGCTGATCGGCATCAAAGGGCCGAACTGGTTGAGCACGCAGTGGTTCGCGCTCTTCGCGGTCGGCGTCGTCGGCGTGTGGATCTCGCTCGGGTTCAACCTCATCGTGCTCTCGGCCGGGATGCGGAGCATCCCGCCGGAGATGTACGAGGCGTCCTCGATCGACGGCGCGAGCCGTGCGCGGCAGTTCTTCTCGATCACCGTGCCGCTGCTGACTCCGTCGATCTTCTTCGTCTCGGTCATCACCGTCATCACCGGGTTCCAGCTGTTCGATCTGCTCTACGCGCTGATGGGCACGCAGAACCCGGCGATCAACCAGACGCAGTCGCTCGTCTACCTGTTCTTCGCGCACCAGCAGACCGGGGACAACGGCTACGCGGCGGCGGTCGGCGTCGCGATCCTGGTGCTGGTCGGCGCGTTCACGATGCTCCAGTTCCGCATGCAGAAGAAGTGGGTGAACTATGTCTAGCTCGGTGATCGCACGGCCGCGGCCTCGGGCCGGCCGCACGCGCGGGAACGGCCTGACCCACGCGGTGCTCATCGTGGCGTCGCTGCTGATGATCTTCCCGTTCGTCTGGCAGATCCTGATGTCGCTGGCGACGAATGCGCAGGTCACTTCCGTGCCGCCCACGGTCTGGCCGGGGACACTGCATTTCGAGAACTTCGCGCACGTGTTCGACCAGCTCCCGTTCCTCAACCAGCTCTGGGTGTCGGTGGCCGTCACGGTCATCCGCACGGTCGGCCAGCTCCTGCTGTGCTCGATGGCGGGCTATGCCTTCGCCCGGATGGAGTTCCCGTTCCGGCGGACGATCTTCGCCTTGGTGCTCGCCATCCTGATGGTGCCGCCGCAGGTCTACCTGTTGCCGCAGTACCAGATCATGCAGGGGCTCGGCTGGCTCAACACCATCGCGGGCATCGCGGCGCCCGGCATCTTCAGCGCGTTCGGCACCTTCCTGATGCGGCAGTTCTTCCTCGGCCTGCCCGACGAGTTGGCCGAGGCGGCGCGACTCGATGGGGCGAACCACTTCCAGGTGTTCTGGAAGGTGATGCTGCCGCTGGCCAAGCCCGGGCTGTCCGCGCTGGCGATCATCACGGTGCTGGCCTCGTGGAACGACCTGCTCTGGCCGCTCATCGTGGCCACGGACTCCACGCAGATGCCGCTCGCGCCGGGGATCGCCACCCTCACCAGCCAGCGCTCCATACCGGACTACCCGCTGCTGCTCGCGGCGAGCCTGCTCGCGATGGCGCCGGTCCTCATCCTCTTCCTCCTCATGCAACGACGCGTCATCGACGGCATCGCGTTCTCCGGTCTGAAATGACGACGGAGACCGAGGCGACGACGACAGAAAGGCACACCGTGAACACCCTTCGAGTCGGCCTGATCGGGGCCGGCGGCATCTCGCGCGTCCACGCGGACGGCTGGCGGGCGCTCGGCGCCGCGGTCACCGTGCACTCGCACGAGGGCGCACCGGAACTCGCCGCGCAGTACGGCTTCGCCGTCGCCGGCGACCTCGACGCGTTGCTCGCCGCGAGCGACGTCGTGGACATCGTGACCCCGACCACCAGCCATGCGCCGCTGGCCCTGGCGGCGATCCGCGCAGGCAAGCACGTCATCTGCGAGAAGCCGCTCGGCGGCTCCGTCGAGGAGGCCAGGGAGGTCGTCGAGGCGGCGCGGGAGGCCGGGGTGCGGCTGTTCCCCGCCCACGTCGTGCGGTACTTCCCGGAGTACGCGGCCGTGCAACGCGAGATCGCGGCAGGGCGCATCGGCGAGCCCGCAGTGCTGCGGTTCGTGCGCGGCGGCGAGGCGCCGAAGGCGGGCACCTGGTTCCACGACGAGGCCCGCGGCGGCGGGATCGTGCGCGACCAGATGATCCACGACCTCGACCAGGCACTCTGGCTCGCCGGCGACGTCGTCCGGGTGTACGCGGTCCAGAGCGCGCCGGGCGGTGACGCCGCCGAGCCGCACACGGTCACGGCCCACGTCGTGCTGACGCACGCGACTGGCGCGATCAGTCACCTCCAGGGCACTTGGGGGGCGCGCGGGCTGCCGTTCCGGACCAGCGCCGACCTCGCCGGTTCCGCGGGCACGCTCGCGATCGACTCGACGCGGACGCCGAGCCGGGTCGACATCCCGTCGGCGCACGACGCGGACGGCTATCTGCCGCCGCCCGTGCACGCTGAGAGCCCGTACACCGCGCAGCTCCGCGACTACGTGGCGGCCATCGCGGAGGGCCGTGATGCCCGGGTGACGCCGGAGGACGGCGTGCGCGCCGTCGCGCTGGCCGAGGCGGCGATGGAGTCGCTGCGCAGCGGCTTGCCGGTCGAGCTGGACCTGGCGTCGGCGTCAGCTGAGGCGATGGTCGGCGCATGACCGTCCCGATTCAGGAGGAGAAGACCGTGGGGATCCCCGAAGGCCGACCGTTGAAGGTGGCGGTGCTGTCGCTCGCGCACACGCACGCGATCGGTTACTGCCGCGCGCTCTCGGGCCGCGCGGACATCAAGCTCGTCGTCACCGACCCGGACGGCGCGTCGGCGCCGGATGCCGCCCTCCGCGGCAGTGCACTCGCCGAGCAGCTCGGCGTGCGCTACCTGCCGACGTACGAGGAGGCGCTGGCCTGGGGTCCGGACGCTGTGATCGTCACGGCCGAGAACGTCCGCCACCGCGCACTCGTGGAGGCGGCAGCGGCGGCCGGGGCCCACATCCTGTGCGAGAAGCCGCTGGCCACGACGGTGGAGGACGCCCAGGCGATGCTGGCGGCCGCCGAGCTGGCCGGCGTCACCCTGATGACGGCGTACCCGGTCCGGTTCGCGCCCGCGTTCGCCGACCTCCTTCACCGCGTGCGCGGCGGCGCACTCGGGACGCTGCTGGCAGTGAAGGGGACGAACAACGGCAAGGTGCCCTCCGACCGCGCCTGGTTCACCGATCCCGCGCTCGCGGGCGGCGGCGCACTGGTCGACCACGTCGTGCACTGCGCCGACCTGCTGGACGAGCTGCTCGGCGAGCAGCCGGCGACCGTGCACGCGGTCGCCAACCGCATCCTGCACCCGGAGGCGTCCGTCGAGACCGGCGGCCTGGTGACCGCGGTGTACCCGAGCGGCGTGGTGGCGACGATCGACTGCTCGTGGAGCGTCCCGGACGCCGCGCCGACCTGGGGCGGCCTGACGTTCCAGGTGACGGGCACGCGCGGCTCGGTCACGATCGCGCCGTTCGCAGAGCACATCGGCGGCCAGACCGGCGACGGGCCGGTGTGGGTCCCGACAGGCGACGACCTGGACGCAGCCATGCTGGAGGAGTTCGTCAGCGCTGTGCGGGAAGGGCGGCCGGCGGTCCCGGACGGTGGGGTCGGGCTGCGGACGCTGCAGGTCGTGGACGCGGCGAGGCGGTCCGCGGCTGGAGGTGGAGTGGTGACCCGGCTCGCGTGTTGATGATCGAGGGGCACGTAAACGCCCCTAAAACCGCGTTTTAGGGGCGTTTACGCGCCCCTCGACGAGCGCGGCCTCATCGATCCCGCGCGATCACCGAGAAGTCCATCCCGCCGTGCCCCGCGTCGATCGCGCGCTGCAGCTCGGCCGCGACGAGCGCGACGGCCGGCAGCGGCACGTCCGCGGTCGCGAGCATGAGGCGGGCGTCCTTGGCGAGGGCGTCGGCGGTGAACTGCGCGTCGTCGTAGTCTCCTGCGGTCACGAGCGGGCCCTTCATGGCGGCGAGCGGGGCGATCGCGGTCAGGGAGAGTGTGGCGAGCACCTCGTCGTCGGTGAGGCCGGCGGCGCGGCCGAGGCGCAGTGACTCCGATAGCGCCTCCATCGAGATGGCGAGCGCGAGGTTGGCCACCAGCTTCGCCGCCGTCGCCGCCGCCGGCGTGCCGAAGGTGCGCAGTTTCTCCTGGTCGGCCCAGAGGCCCACGACGCGCTTCGCCTCGCGTGCCGCGTCGTGCTCGCCGCCGACCAGCACCGCGAGCGCTCCGGCTCGGGCGGGGGCGAGCGAGCCGACGACGGGGGAGGCCACGTAGCGGATGCCGAGGACGGCGGCGCGGGCGGCGAACTCCGTCGCCTCGGCGGGGGAGACCGTCGTCACGTCGATCCAGAGCGTGCCGGGGCGCCACGGGAGGTCCGGGTCCAGCAGCGTCTCGCGCACGGCCTCCGGCCCGAACAGCACGCTCACGACCGTGCCCGCCGCGG
This genomic stretch from Leifsonia sp. EB41 harbors:
- a CDS encoding Gfo/Idh/MocA family protein, whose translation is MTVPIQEEKTVGIPEGRPLKVAVLSLAHTHAIGYCRALSGRADIKLVVTDPDGASAPDAALRGSALAEQLGVRYLPTYEEALAWGPDAVIVTAENVRHRALVEAAAAAGAHILCEKPLATTVEDAQAMLAAAELAGVTLMTAYPVRFAPAFADLLHRVRGGALGTLLAVKGTNNGKVPSDRAWFTDPALAGGGALVDHVVHCADLLDELLGEQPATVHAVANRILHPEASVETGGLVTAVYPSGVVATIDCSWSVPDAAPTWGGLTFQVTGTRGSVTIAPFAEHIGGQTGDGPVWVPTGDDLDAAMLEEFVSAVREGRPAVPDGGVGLRTLQVVDAARRSAAGGGVVTRLAC
- a CDS encoding Gfo/Idh/MocA family protein, which encodes MTTETEATTTERHTVNTLRVGLIGAGGISRVHADGWRALGAAVTVHSHEGAPELAAQYGFAVAGDLDALLAASDVVDIVTPTTSHAPLALAAIRAGKHVICEKPLGGSVEEAREVVEAAREAGVRLFPAHVVRYFPEYAAVQREIAAGRIGEPAVLRFVRGGEAPKAGTWFHDEARGGGIVRDQMIHDLDQALWLAGDVVRVYAVQSAPGGDAAEPHTVTAHVVLTHATGAISHLQGTWGARGLPFRTSADLAGSAGTLAIDSTRTPSRVDIPSAHDADGYLPPPVHAESPYTAQLRDYVAAIAEGRDARVTPEDGVRAVALAEAAMESLRSGLPVELDLASASAEAMVGA
- a CDS encoding NAD(P)-dependent oxidoreductase, which produces MDIAFLGLGRMGRELVPHLIDAGHTVTVWNRSPEPARTIGRRGAHVAGSAAEAVAAAGTVVSVLFGPEAVRETLLDPDLPWRPGTLWIDVTTVSPAEATEFAARAAVLGIRYVASPVVGSLAPARAGALAVLVGGEHDAAREAKRVVGLWADQEKLRTFGTPAAATAAKLVANLALAISMEALSESLRLGRAAGLTDDEVLATLSLTAIAPLAAMKGPLVTAGDYDDAQFTADALAKDARLMLATADVPLPAVALVAAELQRAIDAGHGGMDFSVIARDR